One Gossypium hirsutum isolate 1008001.06 chromosome A11, Gossypium_hirsutum_v2.1, whole genome shotgun sequence genomic window carries:
- the LOC121210018 gene encoding uncharacterized protein: protein MTSKAGEIMEKLKEKKAEYEAIASTDSFVNLDNIGNKIITEVLGPERYGRVRFQGSGVTSTQYFGSSSQQYMPFGSQAQVEVQRLRDQIAQIQVSTVEQIVEFERKYEELQQQLRVEAAAWEAAAAAREAEAVAMAAE, encoded by the exons atgacatccaaagctggagaaattatg gagaaactaaaggagaagaaggcggagtatgaagcgattgcttctactGATAGTTTTGTTAATCTTGATAACATTGGTAACaaaattattactgaagttttgggtcctgaaaggtatggtcgggttcgatttcaaggatctggtgttacctcgacccaatattttggatccagctcccaACAATACATGCCTTTCGGGAGTCAAGCTCAagttgaagttcagaggttaagagatcAAATAGCTCAGATACAAGtgagcacagttgagcaaattgtcgagtttgaaagaaaatatgaagaactccagcaacaacttagagtGGAAGCAGCAGCGTGGGAGGCAGcggcagcagcgagggaggcagaGGCAGTAGCGATGGCAGCAGAGTAG